The Candidatus Poribacteria bacterium genome includes the window TTGGCAAGCTCTTCAACTCATGAAAAAAGTACATTATGAAAACTGAATGGCTCTGGATATCCGACATCAAATCAATTTCAAGCGTTACATACCGCTCCGCTGGAGCGTAATCCGTGTAATCCGTGTAATCCGCGATAATCCGCGATTCAGACAATTTACTCTGCTGCTACCTCAACAATCGCTATTTCTTTAGGGGTTAAATCGTATAAAGTGTATACCAACTTGTCAATCTCATTCTCAAAAGCAGTCGTATCAGTCTCGGGATCCGCTTTCTTGGCGGTGAGAATCTGCACGACTATACCTTCAATTTGTTCTGCAATTTCGAGATTTTCGTCGGTGATGGATGGAACATGTATCAACTCAACGTACTGCTTTTTCCATTCAAAAGCATAACCTAATGGGATTCCTAAATTCACAAACTCCCAATTGAAGATTTTCGAGTTCATACATCCCAATAGATACTTAATATCGTTTGATGATGAGGTTAATAGATTTGCAGGTGCAGTAATGAATTCTCCTTGAGCCGCATAACAAAAGGTGCTGTGATATGCGATGTTTCCCCAAACAATCTTTTCTTTATTAAATTCGGTGTAATAAGCACAAACTCTGAGATTCCACCAATCTTCACCTTGATCGTCCCTATTGAAGAGTCCTTTGCCTTTTGCTTTTATTTTCCCCAATTCTATTTGTTCCCCTATAGCCTCAAGGTGTTCGTAGATTGCTGTGAAGTGCCAACGTTTATTCAGACCAAAAATTAGCAAAGTTAAGACAAGTTTTGTCGTTGAAATTCGAGAGGTGTCAAATACCCTAACGCTGAGTGAGGGCGTTTCTGATGATACACTTGCAGGATAAAATCACACACCGTGCCAGCAGAGAGTTCCCACAACTATCCTGTTGATCGGGACGTTTTCTGAATGCCGAGTGCTCCGGAATCCAAAAAAATTAGTGACAAAAATTTTCTTTTTTTGCTATAATGTATTTGACGTGAATTCAAAGCAATGAAGTGCTGTTCACGTCAGGGCAGCTTCCTAATTCATTAGGTGCGCCGCAGGTACTACGAATACCCGCGACGCTTCAGCACTGCCATAACACGAGTATGACAGCGCTGGTTTCTATTGTATCACAACGGACACTTTGTGTGTGAGATTAATGGGAACCAGCACCCTATAGGGAAGGTTGCCAAATACCTTTCTATTCCCTCGCGACGCGCCTATCCGCGCACCCACCCCTATAGTCCTGTCATTTTTATTAGAGTAGGAGAAAAGGAATTTCCTTCACTCTCATGTTGCAGCTTGTGAATTGAACTTCAGCAGCAGCACATCAACTTGTTAGAAGACATCATAGGAACGCTTGCAGACATCACAAGGTCGCTTGATGATGTAAGCACCAGATTAGAATACATCGACACGAGGATGGGAGACATCTGCCGGGTCATACAAGACCGAATTTAACGGTCCGGTCAACGAATGGGAAGTTTTGATAGGCCCCCATCGGCGACTATGAGTTTCGGCACGTGATCTTTGAGGTGTGAAATCCCAAAGTGCGGTGACTCACTATGAGCTACTCCAATCACACCGAAAGGAGCGTAGGTTTGTGGCGTGCCGGTAATATTAACTCAGATGCGCCTACATCAGAAACCCTCAAAGCATGGCATATCAAAACGTTACTGACGTTCAAAGAGGTGTTTACGCCTGAAATACAACGCGTGCGTGCCTGAAGGTAAAATGAATATCAACTGGAACACCCACAGAATTACGTCAACTTGTTGAACGACTCAAAAACAAAGCTTGAGATCGTATAGGTAAGCATATACCATCATCTCTTAACTATATTGGCGGGCGGGTTGTTTTGGATTCTTTTCGACCCGTCCGCTTCGCATATTACCCCAAAAAAAAGGAGGTCAAAGTGGCTACGACAATTAGATTTACCGATGAAAAAAGGACGATTTTATTCTTAGTGTGGCTTTTGTTAAGTCTTTCACTATTTGCTTATGCAGAACCGCCTATCGAGGTTATCTATTTCAAGCCATCTGATGTTCAAATGCCGAGCGAAGATGAGATTGATAGACTCCGTGAGGCGATGGTAGAGGTTCAATCTTTTTTTGCATCAGAAATGGATAAACACGGCTTTGGTCGAAAAACCTTTGATTTTGATCCTGATATCGTGGTGATAGATGCTAAGTTAAAACTAAGCCAGTATACTTCTGTTCAAATTCATAGAGAAATATCTCTTATAGAATGGGGTTTACAGAACCAGATATATGTTGTATTTTTGGGTGGAGCAACAGGAGGTGTTGAACCAGGGGCATCAGCTGTATCAAAGCCATTATGTGTTTTACCCGCTGATTTAAAAGATTGTAATAGCATGATAGTTATTCCAGCTAATAATGATCGGCTTTTAGAAGTATTATTGGCACATGAGCTTGGACATTCTTTTAGTTTATTTGAACACGCTCCAACTCGTTTAATTGGTAATCGTATAGGTATAATGTATGCACCTCTACATATAATTTCGGGAGTTAAAGAACATCTGAAGAATTATGCCCTAAGTCGTAAGGATGCTACATTCCTTAATGAAGATGGCAGGCTGTTTATTCAGGAAGATTCTCAAGACTCTAATGAAGATATAGATGCGGATGTCAACGCTGTCCCAGATTTGGTGGCATACTACCCCTTTGACAGGAGCTCAGAAGATGCTTCTGGAAATGGCAACCACGGTCAAATAATAGGCACAACCAACTATGTTGAAGGCAAATTTGGAGATGCGATAGCACTCAATAACGGGGTCTATGTCAAAATGGATGCCTCCGACTCACTCCACGGCGACCTTTTCAAAGCGGACCCATTCACACTTGCTGTTTGGGTTTATCCGAAAACTGGAACTGCTTACGGACACGTTTGGCGGAGTTTACCGGTGGCGGTGGAAAGCGGCACTAACACCTTATTCATTATTGAAGACAAAGGCATCATCTCTTGGCGTGGACGAATCGATGGCGAATGGTCATACGGAGATCTCTGTGAGACCGATCCCGGTCTCTTTGAAGCCGATACTTGGGTCCATGTAGCCGTCACAAACGATGGTGATAAATTTAGGATCTATGTTGATGGAGAGAAAGTCGCTGAGACAGATTTTCAAGAAACGGATGGCGGGAACACCGCTTACCTCATTGGTAGTAGGTTCACCTCTTGGGAAAACTTTGTCGGTTTAATAGACGATTACGTCATCTTCTCCAAGGCATTGAACAAAGATGAAATCAATTTGATAATGAAAACAAGCGTTGCAACGTTCTTACAAACGACACAATCAGCAGCTATCGAAGATTCAGGATCCCCTGAGGATGTTAATGGCGATGGCACTGTTAAAAAAAATAACACTGATAACGATACAGGAGATCGATCAGATACGGTGAGTCTTTTGCCTATGAGTGTGCCATCCCCCAATATTGGTCAACTGCTCAAGTTGTCGATAAAAATTACTAACGGTAAAAATGTTGCAGGCTACCAAGCAACCGTGCAGTTCGACGACACCGCTCTCCGTTATGTGGAAAGTAGTAACAGTGATTATCTGCCCGATGGCGCATTCTTTGTCCCTCCGATTTTGGAAGGGAATCTTGTGAAACTGAACGCCGCATCTCTTGCAGGCGAAAGCAAGGGTAACGGCACCCTCGCTACGCTCACCTTTGAAGTTATCGCAGTGCAGGCATCTACTTTGACGTTATCTGATGTCCTTTTGTCCAACAGCACAGGTGAGACGTTTGCGCCTCAGGTTGAAAATTCTCAAATAACCGAACCCACTAAACTTATAGGCGATGTGAACGGTGATGGCACTGTAAACATTGCCGATTTGGTATTAGTTGCTTCAAATCTCGGACAGACAGGACAAAATGCTGCAGATGTCAATAGTGATGGTGTGGTCAACATCGCTGATCTCGTCTTGGTCGCTGGTGCCTTAGGCACAAGTGCTTCACCCTCTGTACATCCTCAAATCTTAGAAATGCTCACTGCTACAGATGTCAAACAGTGGCTATCCGCTGCTCAGCGGTTGAACCTCACAGATATGCATTCACAACGCGGTATCCGATTTTTACAACAACTCCTCGTGGCATTGACACCGAAAGAGACTGCCCTTTTACCAAACTTTCCCAATCCGTTCAATCCTGAAACATGGATACCGTATCACTTGGCACAAGCTGCAAATGTAACCTTGACGATCTACGATGTCCGCGGCGTATTGGTTCGGGCATTGACGTTGGGACATCAGCCTGCCGGGGTTTATCAGAGTCGTGGACGCGCAGCCTATTGGGATGGAAAAAACCAACTCGGTGAAAAAGTCGCGAGTGGACTCTATTTCTATACGCTGGCCGCAGGTGACTTCACGGCTACACGTAAGATGTTAATACAGAAATAGAAATGTATCTGCGGAAGGCGGAAAGAAAAAGGAAGTATGGGGAATGCGGTGTCTATCCTTCCATGTTTTTTTTTCTCACTGTAATCTTCTTTCTTTGCCTGTAGATGCGGACAACAGGTATGACGAGAGGAGATTCTCATGCAACAGAAACAATTTCCCCCTAATCCAAGTCTTGAACACCTTAAGTCTCAAGCGAAACAGCTGCTTAAGGCACATCAGGAAGGCGCGCTTGACGCGTGCCAGCGTATTCGCGCATTCTTCCCAAAACTCTCCGATGCCACAGATGTAGAGATTCAAAACGCTGCATTCGGTCTGCAGGACGCACAACTTGTTATTGCCCGTGAATATGGGTTCGCGAGTTGGACGCAGTTAAAGGAGGCGGTGCTACGTCAGGAACGGAATACAGAAACAGTGCCAGCTAAAGACCTCTTGTTCCAGATACTCCGCACCCCGGATCTCACACAGACGGATATTCAACAGGTGGAAGAACTGCTAACCGCTGACCCGGCACTTGTCTCTGCGAGAGATGAGGACGGACGAACGCCTATCGAAGCACTCGCCTCGAGAGGGCTGATAAATTTCGGTAAAGAACGATGGTACAGGTCGATACGGCAACTCTATGACCTCTTCAGGGAACACGGGGCGGCAACGAATGTCGTCGCGGCGGTTCTCATGGATGACCGTGAATATGTTGAGACATCTATCTGTAACACCCCAGAGGTGCTTAAACAACGTTTTGACATATCAAGGCAATGGAGCGGCATAAGCCTGCTCGCAATTGCCGCAGGGTGCAATCGGATAGAGATCGCCAAAATCCTGATTGAAGCGGACCCGACGTTGGTAACGGAAGGGCAGGCGGAAGGCAAAGCACCGATGGATTTACTCGTAAAACCGTGGCATCACTCTGCATTTGATGCCGAGCCGCGAAAACCTCTCTACGATCTCTTGGTTGAAAACGGGGCAGTCCCTGATTTAGGGGCAGCACTTGCAATGGACGATTTGGGGCAGGCTGGCGCGTACGTTGCGGCCAATCCACAATTACTTGAGCAGCAATTCGTTTGTGGTAATCAGATTAAATTTCGACCTATCGAAATCGCGGCGGCTTATGGGCGCGAATTTATCCTTGGGCTTTTATTTACTGTCGCAGCAGCCAATGAGATAGACATTGAGAAGGATTTAGCATCTGCGTTGACACAGACCTTTGCTTTGGACGTAACGGAGAAACTGCTTGAAACCACTAAACCCGCTGCTTCAGTTATAACAAATGCGCTTGTTTTTGCGTGTGAGGTCTATCAACCCGAAAAGGTACGACTCTTACTCAAATACGGTGCCGATCCGAGCGCATCCCTTAAAGCGAAGTCTCGCTACGATGTCGTGCAGAATCTGAAATTGGGTGACGATGGCGCGCATACTTGTGAGATGTCTCCGCTTTTCTTACCAGGCACAAAAACACTCGCGACCGAAACAGTCTCTCACACCTATGAGATGTCTCCGCTTCTTGTGGCGATAGGGACGTGGTATGGTCTAAGAGAGGCGGCAGAAGCACTTGACGAGTGCTTGGCGGTCGTTGAAGCACTCCTTGAAGCAGGAGTAGATGTGCATCGGAACTATAGGGTGGATATAGACGGTGAGATTTTGGAACTCACACCGCTGACGTATACGCAGAAACTTGCATCTCTATTTCCAGATCAGCCTTTTGACAGGATTATTGAAGTGCTCCTGCGTAATTAGTTATCAGAGGAAATAGTTATCAGTTATCAGTTTGCCTCGCAGTGAGAGTTGTCAGTTAAGAGGTTTTGGGAGTATTCCAACTCTCTTTCTGACAACTGAAAGATTTTTCGCAGAAAAATCGTACTGAGGACTGACAACTGGTAACTATTTCCGCACCGCTATTTTTCCGAACTTCTGTTTGCGGACTGTATTGCCTTGAGCGTTGGTGAATTGGGCGGTGAACTTGTAGAGGTAGACACCGTTCGCAAGCGGTTCACCGTCGGCATCGTAGCCATCGTAGTGAAACTCATTGAAAGAAACAGATGCGTCAAGCGTATCAACGGCGAGGATCAGGCGACCGGTTATCGTATAGATTTTCAAACTGACTTTGTCAGCCCCCTTGGTGAGGTAGTAGGCAAAATGCGTTCCGTCTCCGGGGACGAAAGGATTCGGGAAATTGGCGATATTTTTGATCTCAAATTCGCCTGCGACGGTCGCGGTCTGCGTCGCGTCTGATGCGTTGCCGTTTGCGTCTTGTGCCTGCAACCGAATACGGTACTCGCCGGGTTCCAAGACAGGCGTATAGGTTATAAGCATCAGGTTGCTGTTGGTAGGTGATGCCGTAATCACATATTCGTCCTCCGGTACCCGCTGCCCGTTTTGGGTGAGGATTATGTGCGCCGGACGTGAGTCAATACCGTTGGCATCCTCAATCCGTGCTGAAATGGTTGGGGTGTCAGAAATATAATCACCATCAACGAAGCCTTGATGTTCAAAGGTTAACTCAAGCACGGGTAGACTTGTATCGCTGTGAGATAATAGTGCGAATGTCCCAGGGAGTTTCACTTCTGCTGAGATCGTCTCTTCATTCGTTGTTTCTTGGTTTCCAACTAAAATCCAATTCCCGTTGTCATCGCGTCGGTAGATATGCGGATCGTCGCTCCCCGCTTTTAAGAAAGTAGCCGTTGCTGTTAACTCAGTCTGTTCGCTCAAATCAAGTTGATAGGCGAGAGCCGATGCAGGGGTTGCCTTTACAATATCGGGTTGATTGGTGATAGTAAGTGCCGCTTCAGTATAGGTCAGCACCATAGTCGTTTGAAGGCTTTCTGACGGAATAGCGACTCGGAAACTACCATCTTTACTCTGAATGGACGGGTTGGGTGTTTCAGGCGTCAGAACGATACGGTTACCAACAAACTGCCGATCTCCTATGTTATTTCTTTCCAGTCTTTCAATGATACTTCCTTTTGGCAATTCGGCAGAAGGCATATCGACATAAACTGTGATAAGATAGTTTCCCGGCAACGGTTCCCACGGCACGCTCACGGTGATTTGGGCGTCAGGTGGGATTTCGGAAATTATCTGAACACCTTCAATCGGCGGGGTGTTCTGTAGTTCTGAAAGCGTAGGGACAGCCGCGATATTTGTGCCAGAATTCTCAGTTTCGGTGTCTACCGTTTTCTGAAAAAAGTGGACAGTGACATTTCGGGCTGTTTTGGTTCCTTGATTGCGAATTTGTGCTGAGAGCGTAAAGGGCGGTGTGGTGCCCCATGTAATCGTCTGCTCCAAAAGGACAAGATCCACTTCAGGTTCAACATATCCAACATCATAAGTAACAGTCTCTGTTCGTAGGACACGTCCGGCTTTTAATTTCACTTCAAAGTAATAATCGATAATATCGCCATCAGGATGTCCGGGGATAGGTCGCTCGCTTCTATAGGTGGTGCCGCTATGAGGGACTACAGGAATTGCAAAAAATTC containing:
- a CDS encoding dockerin type I domain-containing protein gives rise to the protein MATTIRFTDEKRTILFLVWLLLSLSLFAYAEPPIEVIYFKPSDVQMPSEDEIDRLREAMVEVQSFFASEMDKHGFGRKTFDFDPDIVVIDAKLKLSQYTSVQIHREISLIEWGLQNQIYVVFLGGATGGVEPGASAVSKPLCVLPADLKDCNSMIVIPANNDRLLEVLLAHELGHSFSLFEHAPTRLIGNRIGIMYAPLHIISGVKEHLKNYALSRKDATFLNEDGRLFIQEDSQDSNEDIDADVNAVPDLVAYYPFDRSSEDASGNGNHGQIIGTTNYVEGKFGDAIALNNGVYVKMDASDSLHGDLFKADPFTLAVWVYPKTGTAYGHVWRSLPVAVESGTNTLFIIEDKGIISWRGRIDGEWSYGDLCETDPGLFEADTWVHVAVTNDGDKFRIYVDGEKVAETDFQETDGGNTAYLIGSRFTSWENFVGLIDDYVIFSKALNKDEINLIMKTSVATFLQTTQSAAIEDSGSPEDVNGDGTVKKNNTDNDTGDRSDTVSLLPMSVPSPNIGQLLKLSIKITNGKNVAGYQATVQFDDTALRYVESSNSDYLPDGAFFVPPILEGNLVKLNAASLAGESKGNGTLATLTFEVIAVQASTLTLSDVLLSNSTGETFAPQVENSQITEPTKLIGDVNGDGTVNIADLVLVASNLGQTGQNAADVNSDGVVNIADLVLVAGALGTSASPSVHPQILEMLTATDVKQWLSAAQRLNLTDMHSQRGIRFLQQLLVALTPKETALLPNFPNPFNPETWIPYHLAQAANVTLTIYDVRGVLVRALTLGHQPAGVYQSRGRAAYWDGKNQLGEKVASGLYFYTLAAGDFTATRKMLIQK